One stretch of Planctomycetota bacterium DNA includes these proteins:
- a CDS encoding YbaB/EbfC family nucleoid-associated protein encodes MFGKGGMNLGNLKKMAEDMQTKMAKVQEELKERVVEGSAGGGAVTAFVNGAQEVMGIKINPDVVRPEDAEMLADMVMAAVNQGLQKSRELSQAEMGKVTGGLGGLPGF; translated from the coding sequence ATGTTCGGAAAAGGCGGAATGAATCTGGGCAATCTCAAGAAGATGGCTGAGGATATGCAGACCAAGATGGCCAAGGTCCAGGAAGAACTCAAGGAACGGGTAGTGGAAGGTTCCGCCGGCGGCGGAGCGGTCACGGCATTTGTCAACGGCGCGCAGGAGGTTATGGGCATCAAGATAAATCCGGACGTGGTCAGACCCGAGGATGCCGAGATGCTGGCTGATATGGTCATGGCGGCTGTTAATCAGGGACTGCAGAAATCACGGGAACTCTCACAGGCCGAGATGGGCAAGGTAACCGGCGGCTTAGGCGGCCTACCGGGGTTTTAG